A stretch of the Jeotgalibacillus haloalkalitolerans genome encodes the following:
- a CDS encoding endonuclease/exonuclease/phosphatase family protein, whose protein sequence is MKLLTLNCHSWQEEQQLEKLDILAKTITEREYDVIALQEVSQLADAPQEGGYKKGHFGLELLKRLSALDRTEDQMHWSFCHYGYDVYEEGVALISRLPVTEKDSFFITKSEDPDHWKTRAVPRITVNAGDQLIDFYSCHLGWWSDEEELYTEQVDRLLKRQHPDRLSFYMGDFNNHAGLKEEGYDLLLTKGLKDTYTLAATKDSGTTVFGEIAGWEGNAQPLRIDYIFASESVKVKSSRVIFNGEHYPVVSDHFGVEVELKIKLF, encoded by the coding sequence ATGAAACTGCTCACACTGAACTGTCATTCCTGGCAGGAAGAACAGCAGCTGGAAAAGCTCGATATTCTTGCAAAAACAATTACAGAACGTGAATATGATGTCATCGCACTGCAGGAGGTCAGTCAGCTGGCTGACGCTCCTCAGGAAGGCGGCTATAAAAAAGGACACTTTGGTCTTGAACTGCTGAAGCGTTTATCTGCACTCGACAGAACTGAAGATCAGATGCACTGGTCCTTCTGCCACTATGGCTATGACGTTTATGAAGAAGGTGTTGCCCTGATCTCAAGGCTGCCGGTCACAGAAAAGGATTCCTTTTTTATCACAAAATCTGAAGATCCTGATCACTGGAAGACCCGTGCCGTCCCCCGCATCACAGTGAACGCCGGAGACCAGCTGATTGATTTTTACTCATGCCACCTCGGCTGGTGGAGCGATGAAGAAGAGCTTTACACTGAACAGGTTGACCGTTTACTCAAAAGACAGCACCCTGACAGACTCTCATTCTATATGGGGGACTTCAACAACCACGCTGGATTGAAAGAAGAAGGCTATGACCTTCTTTTAACAAAAGGTTTAAAGGATACTTACACACTTGCTGCAACAAAAGACAGCGGCACAACCGTATTCGGGGAGATCGCAGGCTGGGAAGGTAACGCACAGCCGCTCCGGATTGATTATATTTTTGCTTCGGAGTCTGTAAAAGTAAAATCTTCTAGAGTGATATTTAACGGGGAGCATTACCCTGTTGTATCTGATCATTTTGGTGTGGAAGTGGAACTAAAGATTAAATTATTTTAA
- a CDS encoding PTS transporter subunit IIBC, whose protein sequence is MKKIFGSFDFWQKFGKALLVVVAVMPAAGIMISLGKLLAMMTGDIVLMQTIARVMEDIGWAIITNLHILFAVAIGGSWAKDRAGGAFAALIAFLLINRITGAIFGVNADMLADPSATVTSLLGAELVVADYFISVLGAPALNMGVFVGIISGFLGAALYNKYYNFSKLPQALAFFNGKRFVPFVVIAGSVVVALIMSLVWPFIQGLLNDFGQWIANSRNSAPIVAPFIFGTLERLLLPFGLHHMLTVPINYTELGGTYVIQTGASAGSMVSGQDPLWLAWVTDLYNMLQQGNTAGYNQLTEEVVPARFKVGQFIASSAALIGLALAMYLNVDKDKRTKYKSMFLSAGLAVFLTGVTEPIEFMFMFAAPLLYIVYAVLTGVSFALVDLIDLRIHAFGFIEFLTRTPLIVNAGLTRDLINLVFVSVIMFAVNFGAAYFLIKRFNFPTPGRAGNYIEETTEEKISSKTTASNKDSQAVAIIGLLGGEENIEDVDACMTRLRVTVKDIGLVADERIWKQNGALGLVLRDRGVQAIYGPKADVLKSDIQDELGA, encoded by the coding sequence ATGAAAAAGATTTTCGGTTCATTTGATTTCTGGCAGAAGTTTGGTAAAGCACTGCTTGTTGTCGTTGCGGTGATGCCGGCTGCCGGAATCATGATTTCGCTTGGTAAGCTGCTTGCCATGATGACTGGCGACATCGTATTAATGCAAACGATTGCGCGTGTGATGGAAGACATCGGGTGGGCGATCATTACGAATCTGCATATTCTATTTGCAGTTGCAATTGGCGGCTCGTGGGCAAAAGACCGCGCAGGCGGTGCATTTGCTGCATTAATCGCTTTTCTATTAATAAACAGAATTACAGGAGCTATATTTGGCGTAAATGCTGACATGCTTGCCGACCCTTCTGCAACGGTTACCTCTCTTTTAGGAGCAGAGCTTGTTGTTGCTGATTACTTTATTTCAGTCCTGGGTGCACCTGCACTGAATATGGGTGTATTTGTCGGAATTATTTCCGGATTCCTTGGCGCAGCACTTTACAACAAATATTATAACTTCAGTAAGCTTCCACAGGCGCTTGCCTTCTTTAACGGAAAACGCTTTGTACCTTTCGTTGTCATTGCAGGTTCTGTAGTCGTTGCACTGATTATGTCACTTGTATGGCCTTTCATCCAGGGGCTGTTGAATGACTTCGGGCAGTGGATTGCAAACTCCCGAAATTCAGCACCGATTGTTGCGCCATTTATTTTCGGTACACTTGAAAGACTGTTACTGCCATTCGGACTTCATCATATGCTGACGGTTCCGATCAATTATACGGAGCTTGGCGGTACATACGTAATTCAGACTGGTGCGAGTGCCGGCAGCATGGTATCAGGTCAGGATCCACTTTGGCTCGCATGGGTTACAGACCTTTACAATATGCTTCAGCAGGGTAACACTGCAGGCTACAACCAGCTGACTGAAGAGGTTGTGCCGGCACGCTTTAAAGTCGGACAGTTCATTGCTTCATCTGCTGCACTGATTGGACTTGCACTTGCGATGTACCTGAATGTTGATAAAGATAAACGCACAAAATACAAATCCATGTTTCTTTCAGCAGGTCTGGCTGTATTTTTAACAGGTGTAACTGAGCCAATCGAATTCATGTTCATGTTCGCTGCACCGCTTCTTTATATCGTATATGCTGTACTGACTGGTGTTTCATTTGCACTTGTTGATTTAATTGACCTGCGTATTCATGCATTTGGATTTATTGAATTTCTTACAAGAACGCCACTGATTGTCAATGCCGGTCTTACCCGGGACCTGATCAACCTGGTGTTCGTCTCTGTGATCATGTTTGCTGTGAACTTCGGCGCAGCCTACTTCCTGATCAAACGCTTTAACTTCCCTACTCCGGGACGTGCAGGAAACTATATCGAAGAAACAACTGAAGAGAAGATTTCATCTAAAACAACTGCCAGCAACAAAGACTCACAGGCTGTTGCGATTATCGGACTTTTAGGTGGAGAAGAAAACATTGAAGATGTAGATGCATGTATGACGCGCCTTCGTGTAACCGTTAAAGATATCGGCCTTGTAGCAGACGAAAGAATCTGGAAGCAAAACGGTGCACTTGGACTTGTCCTTCGCGATCGTGGCGTTCAGGCAATCTACGGACCAAAAGCAGACGTACTGAAATCCGATATTCAAGACGAGTTAGGAGCTTAA
- a CDS encoding DUF2254 domain-containing protein: protein MKKQWINLKDKVWLRPLGYSLLAVLLAAVVGFVDINYGPGISGLPAIFYTEVELAQAILTALITALLTMTTFTFSTIMVVLTTYASQYSPKTIKNFITDPLTLRVLGIFMGGFIYSTLSMLFMRDSLSQDPVIAGVVGVLIAILCLVFFAIFIHHVANDIQASRLIERLAGDTDDVTDYYFKLMQKQNVSLEHQGENWNSGETFYQVQAQSYGYVQYIDLDQLGKKAAEHGVMIEVNVPIGEYVHKATPLLTVYVQPERLPEVRDLPLTQSFMIGNERDVRQDPVFALQKMVEVALRAISPGINDPNTANDSIRHIGRLLGNMAQFPVRPILITDDDGKGLVKINLPSFQDILYKTFFQLRHYGKEDVSVLTAMLEAIAFAGESAPRQHLGSLRDIAEYVVEKADLDKMPAMDREWINQKLQAVERITER, encoded by the coding sequence ATGAAAAAACAGTGGATCAACCTGAAAGATAAAGTCTGGCTCAGGCCGCTCGGGTATAGCCTGCTTGCGGTGCTGCTTGCAGCAGTTGTTGGTTTCGTTGATATTAACTATGGACCTGGCATATCAGGTCTGCCCGCTATTTTCTATACAGAAGTAGAGCTCGCTCAAGCCATTCTGACTGCTCTGATCACAGCGCTGCTGACGATGACGACATTCACTTTTTCAACGATTATGGTTGTCCTCACAACCTATGCTTCACAATATTCACCTAAGACCATTAAAAATTTTATTACAGACCCGCTGACGCTCAGAGTGCTCGGGATATTTATGGGCGGATTCATTTATTCAACACTTTCGATGCTGTTTATGAGAGACAGCCTTTCACAGGATCCGGTGATCGCCGGCGTAGTGGGAGTACTGATTGCAATTTTATGTCTGGTGTTTTTTGCAATCTTTATTCATCATGTAGCAAATGATATACAGGCAAGCCGTCTGATTGAACGCCTTGCAGGTGACACAGATGATGTAACAGACTACTATTTTAAGCTTATGCAAAAGCAGAATGTTTCTCTTGAACATCAGGGTGAAAACTGGAATTCTGGCGAGACCTTCTATCAGGTCCAGGCGCAAAGCTATGGATACGTACAATATATAGATTTGGATCAGCTGGGAAAAAAGGCGGCAGAGCATGGGGTAATGATTGAAGTGAACGTGCCAATCGGTGAATACGTTCATAAAGCCACGCCACTGCTGACAGTATATGTTCAGCCAGAACGTCTGCCTGAAGTAAGAGACCTGCCTCTGACACAAAGCTTTATGATCGGGAATGAGCGGGACGTCAGGCAGGATCCCGTATTTGCCCTGCAAAAAATGGTTGAAGTCGCGCTGCGGGCAATTTCACCGGGTATCAATGATCCGAATACGGCAAATGACAGTATAAGGCATATCGGCAGACTGCTTGGAAATATGGCGCAGTTTCCCGTGAGGCCTATTCTGATAACAGATGACGATGGTAAAGGTCTGGTGAAAATAAACCTTCCATCATTCCAGGATATCTTATATAAAACCTTTTTCCAGCTTCGCCATTACGGAAAAGAAGATGTATCCGTCCTGACTGCGATGCTTGAAGCCATTGCCTTTGCCGGAGAAAGTGCACCACGACAGCATCTGGGTTCACTAAGGGACATTGCAGAATACGTCGTAGAAAAAGCTGATCTTGACAAGATGCCAGCGATGGATCGTGAGTGGATCAATCAGAAATTGCAGGCGGTTGAGAGGATTACAGAGAGGTAA
- a CDS encoding tetratricopeptide repeat protein yields MMNQFYLKEKDQSLTALTPIRLAIHVPCTILEARDEYHHLYHLYFKDQQFLAAKKVSRSKRRSYTEKAFTQGIVFLCPHPLSDQLVSSEMTLTNQSFTVLLKKTAHDPLQSVEIFSCFDGLIKEEKLFKVLRDHYYTYKRDGKFKKAAIVYDRIRSIYPEHEWVKSTRSEKVDLTADQRTLWEARNLKEGFPIQHQLAAAEEQYKSAPAPGTFKTLLEFTNIHYTPAQQQMLYDRLLADGYDEPARNAFKELVRQQQPAEAIRLLAKYPFTLRASDVRDLRTLLQDQDTLTALSFETLCSRLAPLLADHPEEMNEMILTALRHVPDHDVGGILRHLTPLADLPVYQLVKQLAEIAEDPEQQAAAGELYEKIGFYNEAIDCFTYEMELHPESKEPVERLFKAYLASGQAEEAKAYQDLLKTMVS; encoded by the coding sequence ATGATGAATCAATTCTACTTGAAAGAAAAAGATCAATCACTGACCGCCCTGACACCAATCCGTCTGGCTATTCACGTTCCATGTACGATTCTTGAAGCACGAGATGAGTACCACCACTTATATCACTTATATTTTAAAGATCAGCAATTCCTTGCCGCTAAAAAAGTGAGCCGCTCTAAAAGGCGCAGCTACACTGAAAAAGCGTTCACGCAGGGAATTGTTTTTTTATGCCCCCACCCGCTCTCGGATCAACTTGTATCATCAGAAATGACACTTACAAACCAATCATTTACCGTATTACTCAAAAAAACAGCACACGACCCGCTCCAGTCAGTCGAGATCTTCAGCTGCTTCGATGGTCTGATCAAAGAAGAAAAGTTGTTCAAGGTCCTCAGGGATCACTACTATACGTATAAACGCGATGGCAAATTTAAAAAAGCAGCGATTGTGTATGACCGGATCAGATCGATCTATCCTGAACACGAGTGGGTCAAGTCAACCCGCTCTGAAAAAGTTGATCTGACTGCTGATCAGCGTACTTTATGGGAGGCACGCAACCTGAAAGAGGGATTCCCGATTCAGCATCAGCTTGCTGCAGCAGAGGAACAATACAAATCTGCTCCGGCTCCGGGAACATTTAAAACACTGCTCGAATTCACAAATATCCATTACACTCCGGCACAGCAGCAGATGCTTTATGACAGACTACTTGCAGACGGCTATGATGAACCGGCGAGAAATGCTTTTAAGGAACTGGTCAGGCAACAACAGCCTGCTGAAGCAATCAGACTGCTCGCGAAATACCCTTTTACGCTAAGGGCTTCAGATGTACGGGATCTGAGAACGCTGTTGCAGGACCAGGACACATTGACAGCTCTCTCCTTTGAGACACTTTGCAGCAGACTTGCACCGCTTCTAGCAGATCACCCTGAAGAGATGAACGAAATGATCCTGACTGCTTTAAGGCACGTGCCTGATCATGACGTGGGGGGAATCTTAAGACATTTGACACCCTTAGCGGATCTGCCAGTCTATCAGCTGGTCAAGCAGCTTGCTGAAATAGCAGAAGATCCTGAGCAGCAGGCCGCAGCAGGTGAGCTGTATGAAAAAATCGGATTTTACAATGAAGCGATTGACTGCTTCACCTATGAAATGGAGTTGCATCCAGAATCAAAAGAGCCGGTTGAGCGCCTTTTTAAAGCTTATCTTGCTTCCGGACAGGCTGAAGAAGCAAAGGCTTATCAGGATTTACTGAAGACAATGGTTTCATAG
- a CDS encoding immune inhibitor A, which translates to MKKKPVLKVLSSSALALSLLAPAAMVPGTASAAPADTPNWDTERYGDRQDIDTYLQSLSEDEGFLKQAEKKIKEQAAQLEADQETAGASAQSEENFTFNGGTKLFLDRNLEFKEFTLRSVGENVEVWVANDLSYPEGDPRGTDVVTQEQVDKLKDEFDSNMYPVATDFFGTPDKLDGSNATVPGMVGLPDDYYEGSDKVMMMIDNVKDDAYYDSTYPFFVAGFFWQTLENYTDRNMITIDTNNWEERLESTFYATTIHELQHLIHADNDAAEETWLNEGMSTFSEYLGGYGHGEGSINFFLDHPENSLVNWDDHRNASTGPETIADYGQVYLFTLYLYDKYGQELIRELATSQSQGIASVNEVFASNGIDKTFKDVYQDFMTALALDDGKGNQGVYEFDSINLRDLPVDNEGTKRGKTVSYENALEVEKEGVPAWGGDFKSIDFSNKVKDFKFNGVDFLQKWTSVKDPLNPDNQVLYSQNGAEDDSELIFKADLTGTDSATLTFDHLYDIEETWDYGVVQVSTDNGETWTSLENENTRTEVAEGGYPTIIENVPGFTGKVDEWTNESFDLSAYAGQEVLVSFRYMEDWAFSNEGWYVDNIQVEAAGFESDGSSVEPFTSLAEMNEEFLEYTVTFIQERGKGNAHPKVWHVDPFNVNDEDALKLNQLFKNGNVKMITTFAAPEGITSPIDFTYELLTKENKNNR; encoded by the coding sequence ATGAAGAAGAAACCGGTATTAAAAGTACTATCTTCAAGTGCACTTGCACTGTCTCTGTTAGCACCTGCAGCAATGGTACCAGGGACAGCATCAGCTGCACCTGCAGATACGCCGAATTGGGATACAGAACGCTATGGGGATCGTCAGGATATAGATACATATCTTCAGAGTCTGAGTGAAGATGAGGGTTTTCTTAAGCAGGCTGAAAAGAAAATCAAAGAACAGGCTGCACAGCTTGAGGCTGACCAGGAAACTGCAGGCGCTTCAGCTCAGTCAGAAGAGAATTTTACTTTTAACGGCGGTACGAAGCTGTTTTTGGATCGTAATTTAGAATTTAAGGAGTTCACTCTGCGAAGCGTAGGGGAAAACGTTGAAGTATGGGTGGCGAATGACCTGAGCTATCCTGAAGGAGATCCACGGGGAACAGACGTTGTAACTCAGGAGCAGGTTGACAAACTGAAGGATGAGTTCGATTCGAATATGTATCCGGTTGCGACTGATTTCTTTGGGACACCGGATAAACTGGACGGATCGAATGCGACAGTTCCTGGCATGGTTGGGTTACCAGATGATTATTATGAAGGCAGCGACAAAGTCATGATGATGATCGATAACGTCAAGGATGATGCTTATTATGATTCAACTTATCCATTCTTCGTAGCAGGCTTCTTCTGGCAGACGCTAGAAAACTATACTGATCGTAACATGATTACCATTGATACTAACAACTGGGAAGAGCGTCTTGAATCAACTTTCTATGCAACAACCATTCATGAGCTTCAGCATTTAATCCATGCAGATAACGATGCAGCTGAAGAAACATGGTTGAATGAGGGGATGTCAACATTCTCTGAATATCTTGGCGGTTATGGTCACGGTGAAGGGTCAATTAACTTCTTCCTGGATCACCCTGAAAACTCACTTGTGAACTGGGATGATCACCGCAATGCATCAACAGGACCAGAGACTATTGCTGACTACGGTCAGGTATATCTGTTCACACTTTATCTGTATGATAAATACGGCCAGGAGCTGATCCGTGAGCTTGCAACATCACAGTCACAGGGAATTGCTTCGGTAAATGAAGTATTTGCTTCTAATGGCATTGATAAGACATTTAAAGACGTCTATCAGGACTTTATGACAGCACTTGCACTTGATGACGGAAAAGGTAATCAGGGCGTATATGAATTTGACAGCATCAACCTGCGCGATCTTCCAGTAGATAACGAAGGTACTAAGCGCGGTAAAACAGTCAGCTATGAAAATGCACTTGAAGTAGAAAAAGAAGGTGTACCTGCATGGGGCGGGGACTTCAAATCTATTGATTTCTCAAACAAAGTAAAAGACTTTAAGTTCAACGGGGTAGACTTCCTTCAGAAATGGACGTCAGTTAAAGATCCGTTAAATCCTGATAACCAGGTACTTTACAGTCAAAATGGAGCTGAAGATGACAGTGAGCTGATCTTTAAAGCGGATCTGACAGGCACTGATTCAGCAACACTGACATTCGATCACCTGTATGACATTGAAGAAACATGGGATTATGGAGTCGTTCAGGTATCAACTGATAACGGTGAAACATGGACATCACTTGAAAACGAAAATACACGTACAGAAGTTGCTGAAGGCGGATATCCTACAATTATCGAAAACGTACCTGGATTCACAGGTAAGGTAGATGAATGGACAAACGAATCATTTGACCTCAGTGCATACGCAGGTCAGGAAGTTCTTGTCTCATTCCGCTACATGGAGGACTGGGCATTCAGCAATGAAGGATGGTATGTAGATAACATTCAGGTGGAGGCTGCAGGCTTTGAATCAGACGGGTCTTCAGTTGAACCATTCACATCACTTGCTGAAATGAATGAAGAATTCCTTGAGTATACAGTGACATTCATCCAGGAACGCGGAAAGGGTAACGCTCATCCGAAAGTATGGCACGTTGATCCATTTAACGTGAACGATGAAGATGCCCTGAAACTGAACCAGCTATTTAAAAACGGTAATGTAAAAATGATCACAACATTTGCAGCACCGGAAGGTATCACAAGCCCAATCGACTTTACTTATGAGCTTTTGACGAAAGAGAATAAGAATAATAGATAA